TACTCGCAAATGCAACAGATTAGGCTAAACATAACGGCTCTATCTGGTTACACTTAAATTGGTTCCATTGCCTTACAGGGAATACTTACATCTTATTATTTAGTGAATGGGCTGCTCTGTGCAATTTTTGGATATAAACCAAGGGTTAGAATAACTTTTAGCGCTTTGGGTCAATTTAAAAATTTAACACCTAAAAAAATTCACTCTCGATCGGAAAAACTGCTTCCCTTCACACTAGAGGGAGAAATTTAATTTTCTATCGCGGATTTTGGGAGTTCATATGCGGTATTTAGCAAAGAAGATCATGGACAAGAATCTTGAGCAAGTTGTTGCACCTGATTTTTATAGTAAGGATTTTCAACGTTATTCAGAAGAACTTCCAACGTATCAAAGAGACTGCAAAAATTTATTCGAGATGTTACCTGGCTCAACTCTTGATGATAGTTCACTGAGCTACTTAAGAAAAGTAAGAGAATTTTTAGAATCCTCCACAAAAGACTATAAAAGAATTTCGTTTCAGATTGAACAAAGAGCAGAAATAATTGGAACTGTGCTAGCAGGAATAAGCCAGGTAGAAAATGAAGATGTAGAGGAGACAAGAGAAGGTTTCTCATTAGCAACTAACGAGAAATTAATAGTTTTACTTTCGAAAATCGATCAACTTGGAAATCTCTACTTTAATGCCATCGGTGTACTAGAAACTGCACTAAAAACTCTTACTGGTATTCTTTCAAGAAAAAAAGAAGCTATTGCAGGTTCTGACGCATCTGTTGAATAACTTGAGTAAAGTAGGTACACTCCTCAAAAACAGTGGGGGATGAAGTGTTTCAAATTTCGTAATACTGCTACGCTGTTTTTAAGGAATTCTGCTCGTCTCCTGAGGCCATTATGATGTTTGTTTACATGGAATTGCCGACTTTCCCTGAGCTGTCGTAGCCTAGAAGAAATGATAGCCATATGTGATGCTTCTTATTGATCAGTCAACGTTACAAAGATGGGTTCAGAATTTTGTTCCTCTTCTGAAACACGAATTCAAAAGCGTACAAGGCCTGGCAACTGTAGTTACTGGATGCATTTTTTTAGCCATTTCTATACTTTTTGTTTCTATAGTAGGGGCTTGTGTGCAATGATAATATGGTAAATTATTACATATTTAGTTCGTTGAAATTGATTAGGTTTTTGGTGAAAGAGAGGAGCTAGCTATGAGAATTTTTGGTTTAAGGCTGATGGTTGGCGTGTGCATGCTGTGTTTTTCTGCGTTAGGGAATGCGCAGGGCGGAGATTCCAGCGGAACATCTGAAGATGAAAAGCTAAAGCGTACTTCTTCTGTGCTTGTAAACCCTTCAGGATTAGGGGGTCCATCGAATGCCGACAGTACGATTCCAACATGGTCTACAGATAAAAATGAAGCTAGAAAGCAGCAAGCTGAATGGGCTAAAGCACAAGTGAAACAACTTAAAGAAAGAATGAACGCTGTCTTGAATCCCACAGATCCAAAAATTATAGAAATGCATAGAGTCGCGCGAGAGGGAGCTATTAAGTCTCATTATTTAATTCCAGATGGGCATGGAGATTATATGCCAAACCCAGCAGTTTTTGGAGATAGGAGTTGGGTGACTGCAGGTAGTAGAAATCATAAAACTTCACACTAAAACAAATCCCTGCATACTGTGTGTTTATTTAGAAAATTAGTTTTTAGATTTTTAATGTTTTATCACTTTAAAATACCATTTTATGCGGCAATATTTCCATCGATTTTTTAATATGCCTAATTTTATCATTCAATTCTAGTTACACTTTTGCGCTATCTATTGAAGAGGTGGAGGAAGTTGAAGGTTTTTTGTATAAAGTCCAATCAGCCTTTAAACGAAGCTAACTTCCTGGATGAGAAGAGTGTTTTATGTTAGGAGAGAAAATAATTTTTCTCAACTTCGTTCATTTGCTTTAGATGGAGAAGGCGTCTTTATAGCGAAAGCTTTAGAGGAATTAAGTGGGCTAAATACAATAATCTTTTCTTATTCCTCTACAAAGAACATTAGAAAATTGACAATACATTAATTTGTTGTACAGTGAGATTATTATTTTTGACCGCTTTTTACGAGTAAAAGAGGTGTTTGCCATGAAAAAATAGCTTGAACGTAGAGATTGTTTCATGCGTGCTGTGTTTTTTCGCTTTAGTCAGAGCAGAATAGATAAGAAGAAAGAGAGTCGTCATGAGAAAAAGATTTTACTTTTTTGCTGGAGGTGCAACAGTTTGTACTCTTTTGCTATCGTTCGAAGTGGACTCAATGATGAAATACAAAACACCCGGTAATGATGATTTTAACGTAAAACAAGGAACAGGTTTGGTGCCTCCAAGTCGCAATAGACCTCAGAAGATGAAAGTGCCCGATTCCGATCTAGGGACGCATTACACGGATGAAGATGGTCGACCTTTTTATGTTAAGGGGACTGATGCGGCCGGGACAGAGACTCAGAAACTTGAAGTTGTTAACGGGTAGTTGTTGAAGAAAGCTTCAGGGTTTTGATTATATAGATACCAATCTAAGATGAGAGCACGGGGGATCAGAAAGCTTTATAGTGTGCGATGTCATGCTATATCAACTACAAGATTATTAATGTTCAAAATGAAACTTAGATCATTACCTACCCGACAAGTGAATATCCTTCTACTGGGTTGGGAACGACTCTAATGATGGGTTCTGTTTCGAATCTCGAGCGGTGGTTCAAGGTATTTTCGTAGTTGTGCTCTTTCTCAAAAAATTTCTTATGCAATGTCATAAACTCTTCCATGCCAGTTTTTACCTCAGCTATTGGAAAATTCCATGCAAGTTTTTTCATGTCGTTTTTATTCTCAACGCCGAGCTCCAAGATTGCACCTCCGCCGGCTTTAAAGTGGCTAAATATAGAAATGCCATCTTCAAGCCCACAAGCTTTCTGTTTCATACGAATCACGTCAGATTTCTCAAGACTGCTCCAGGGAAACATTACGCGTTTAGTGCTCATTAAAATGTCTAGGGAGGGATCTTTTTCAAAGAGTCCTTTCTCTAGGTATATTGCTCCCCACTCATCATTTGACGAATATATTGATGCCTTGCATCTAGAAGTAACGATCCCAAAGGAAACGTACTTAAAACCAATTGCAAAAAAGTGTTTGGTTACCTTTGAAAGTTCTCTATTTTCAGGTAATATTCTTACTTCATATTTGCGATTATGGCTCATACCGGAACTCCATAACAACCCACTAAAAATGATCACCAAAGCATATGCTAATAAGTTAAAACTAAAAGCATATTCGCAATATAATATCTATTCATTTTAGATGAGTATTTTCAGTATGTTAGTATTATTTTGAGATAATAGGTATACATATTATGCATTTCTATAAGAGATAGATCTTTGCATTTTATGTATATTACGCAGTTCATTTTAAGCTCATAACATTTCAAAAAAACTTGTATACGGAATCCTTTCTAGTGGTCAAATGTTCTTAAAATCCCTTATTTTCTCACGTTTTTTAGCACGGTTTCTTTGATCTGAATTTTATTACAAGAGAAAAAAATTGAGGTATTATGTCTCTCCTTTATTTTCGACAATCGGGGCGAGATAGCTGATAAAAAAAGTTTTTAAATAAAGTTACAATTTGAAGGATGTTGAGTTCTACCTCTCAAGTAGTTAATAGAGCATCCTCCATATGTTACTTCGGGGTGGGGTGTTGCCTTTATTTAAGGTAGCCCCATATTTTTATATAGTCCTTCTCTGAGGGATTGTTGTAGAGGATTTCAACGCTTAGATTCTTTTTTTGCGAAACATTTCCCCTTTAGAAGACAGCTCTGTGCCAGATGATAGGAGCACAGAATTTTAGAGAAAAATCATAAAAAATAGGTTGCTCAGTAGCACAGTCTTTTAGGTTTGTTGCCGTTAGGGTGTAGCGTCCCTTTGTTCCTGGAGATAGGATACGTACAACAGTATATCCTTCCCGATCTGGGTGGTCGAAAATGCAGAGACGCCCATAATACAGTTTGGCATTTTGTGAGGTGATCTTGAAACCTCCTACCATATCTCCTCTATTGATGTATGGGGCATTCACATCATCTTCAACTTGCGTAACGACATGAGAAGGTGAAAGAGATTCAAAAAAGATGATTTCTTGAGAAAGAGTCTGCGTTGTTGAATATCCAGAACATGTTTTAGCATGCGGTTTTGTAGAAAAAACTACTGGCGAAGGAGGGAGTTTTTCGAGAATCCACTTTGTAGAACAGAAAACTCCGTTGTTTCTGAACACTTCTAGTAAACTCAAGAGGGCGTCTTGTCGGGGACGATTTTGTCCAAGTTCCCATGTCGTAAGTTTCATAGATGATAAGTTATGTTTTTTACAAAAACTCGTTCTGGAAGGATCACAAAAAGTGCGGACAGCACGGATCCTGTCACCGATTGTATCCAGGCTGCCAGGAAAAACAATGGGAGCCATATTTTTTGGTAACAACAGAATTCTCCTATTCTCTGTTTTAATGAACATATAAGGCTCAAACACACAAACAAATGTGGCAACCATCGATTAAAGGCGTGATATCACAATGCCGGTATACAATTCAAGTCAGATTTTATCGGAAACACCGTCCGCATTACTAGGCGCTCTCTTTCTCTCAAGATAATAACGTTGTATTAAGCACCTTGAAAACTTAGCACTCCTAGAGAGAACTGTTTTAGAAACATATTAGCCTCACGTGAGGACGCTTACTCTAATATATTGCGCTAGTTGTGATTGAATCGATGGTGAAGCCGCCCGGCATAATTGGTAATAAATGCTAGCAAACAGTAATACAGGTACATCCAAAATATTGGCATGCTTCTAATTTTTATGAAAAAGCATATAAAACAAATCCATATTTTCTAAATGGAGCTCTCAACAGCGCTGGTTTTAAACTCTCATGTGTCACCTCGTACGCTGTGGATGCCTGGAATGAATTCAGGCACTTTTTTTTGTCCTAAGTTCTTTCCAGAAATTCAATCATATCAGGAAGTAATCTGGCTCTCCTTCCTTGCTGACTATAGCATTGGACATCTAAATGGTGTTTTTGCTAGACACGCCCAATTTTCCTATATACGTTTTTGACGAAAGTTTTAAATGGGGAATACAGATATGAAAAAATTTAAATTTAATAGACTTATTTTGTCCACATCCGCGGGACACATCTTGGAATATTATGACACGACGCTTTATGGGTTTTTTGCCGTCCTCCTTGCGCCGATGTTTTTTCCGGCTGAAAATCCGGCCATTGCAACCATTTGTAGTTTTATTGTTTTTGCAGCCGGTTTTGCCATGCGTCCCTTTGGAGGGATTGTTTTTGGTCATTTAGGTGACAAATATGGCCGTAAGGTCGCTTTTATGCTTTCTATAGCTCTAGTTACTATTCCCACACTGGGAATAGGGTGCTTACCGTCATACTCTACCATTGGACTCGCGGCCCCTATCTTGTTGATCCTGTTTCGCCTTCTTCAGGGGATTTCTGTTGGGGGAGAGTACGGTGGAGCGGCTATCTTCATTAGAGAGCATGTTAAGAAGGAACAAGCAGGGTTTGCAGGCAGTATGCTTGCTACGCTGGGGTTTGTTGGGGCTCTTGTTGGGACACTCTTGGGAAGGTATATTCACAAGAACTGACCTTCCGTCCTGGGGATGGCGCATCCCCTTTATTGTTGGGGGTGTTTTTGGTTTAGGCATATTTTTATTAAGGAGGAATTTAACGGAAACTCCCGCGTTTGAGGATATTAAAAGCAGGGGGAAGATCGTAAAATTGCCAATTATTTCTGTTCTCAGAAAGCGCCCAATCAGCATTCTTCGTGGTATCGGTATTGGCGTTAATACGGTTACCCCATTCTATCTGGCTATTATATATATGAACTCAGTTTTAAAGGAACGCTTTCTACTCGAATCGACTGAGATTTTAGCGTGGAATACTGGGATTATAGCGCTTTGGATTCTGCTGCTACCGATAGCAGGATACATTTCCGATAAAATTGGCAAATACAAGTTAATGGCCATTTCCGCAGCTGCAGCTCTGATCGTAGCCTATCCTGCATTCTTAATGGCGCATAACTCAACCTCTATTTACACACTCCTAGCATTCCAAGTGCTTGTGAGTGTTATAAGCAGTTACTTTGTGGGCCCTTGTTCCGCAGTATTACCGGAGCTTTTTCCACCTGAGGAACGCTATAGCGGCTCTGCATTCAGCTATTCACTAGGGGTTGCAGTATTAGGAGGGACGGCTCCTCTAATAGTAACTTCGCTGGTGAATCAAGGAATCCAAATGGGGCCAGCCATATATCTTATGTTTTCCAGTATTGTTGGATTTATAGCCGTTTATAAGGTTAAGAGTCGGAAAAAAGAGAAAATGCATTC
This region of Alphaproteobacteria bacterium genomic DNA includes:
- a CDS encoding MFS transporter, with the protein product MKKFKFNRLILSTSAGHILEYYDTTLYGFFAVLLAPMFFPAENPAIATICSFIVFAAGFAMRPFGGIVFGHLGDKYGRKVAFMLSIALVTIPTLGIGCLPSYSTIGLAAPILLILFRLLQGISVGGEYGGAAIFIREHVKKEQAGFAGSMLATLGFVGALVGTLLGRYIHKN
- a CDS encoding MFS transporter; amino-acid sequence: MPIISVLRKRPISILRGIGIGVNTVTPFYLAIIYMNSVLKERFLLESTEILAWNTGIIALWILLLPIAGYISDKIGKYKLMAISAAAALIVAYPAFLMAHNSTSIYTLLAFQVLVSVISSYFVGPCSAVLPELFPPEERYSGSAFSYSLGVAVLGGTAPLIVTSLVNQGIQMGPAIYLMFSSIVGFIAVYKVKSRKKEKMHSEMSYKKAA